One genomic window of Oncorhynchus clarkii lewisi isolate Uvic-CL-2024 chromosome 5, UVic_Ocla_1.0, whole genome shotgun sequence includes the following:
- the LOC139409437 gene encoding transcription factor MafAa: protein MATDLAMSAELPNSPLAIEYVNDFDLMKFEVKKEPPEADRYCHRLPPGSLSSTPLSTPCSSVPSSPSFCAPSPGGQSGQNLANGVNSSNNSGSSNPQSSGGKPHLEDLYWIPNYQHHINPEALNLTPEDAVEALIGNAHHHHHHHQGYEGFRGQQYVGEDLSTASAGHHHQTHHHHHHHGHRLEDRFSDDQLVSMTVRELNRQLRGFSKEEVIRLKQKRRTLKNRGYAQSCRYKRVQQRHMLESEKCTLLSQVEQLKQDVARLAKERDLYKEKYEKLASRSYNGGGPGNNNRDPSNGNHGKPASTEFFM, encoded by the coding sequence ATGGCCACCGACCTCGCCATGAGCGCAGAGTTGCCCAATAGCCCCCTGGCCATCGAGTATGTCAACGACTTCGACCTTATGAAGTTCGAAGTAAAGAAGGAGCCTCCAGAGGCTGACCGTTACTGCCACCGCCTCCCCCCGGGAtcactctcctctacccctctcagCACGCCCTGCTCCTCCGTGCCTTCCTCGCCCAGCTTCTGCGCCCCCAGCCCCGGTGGCCAGTCGGGCCAAAACCTGGCCAACGGCGTCAACAGTAGCAACAACAGCGGAAGCAGCAACCCCCAGAGCTCGGGCGGAAAGCCCCACCTGGAGGACCTGTACTGGATCCCCAACTACCAGCACCACATTAACCCCGAAGCGCTCAATCTGACCCCCGAGGACGCCGTGGAGGCACTCATCGGCAAcgcccaccaccaccatcaccaccaccagggCTACGAGGGATTCCGCGGCCAGCAGTATGTAGGGGAAGACCTGTCCACGGCCTCGGCCGGCCACCATCACCAgacccaccatcaccaccaccaccatggacACCGCCTCGAGGACCGCTTCTCGGACGACCAGCTGGTCAGCATGACGGTGCGCGAGCTCAATCGGCAACTAAGGGGGTTCAGCAAAGAAGAGGTGATCCGCCTGAAGCAGAAGAGGCGCACGCTTAAGAACCGGGGCTATGCACAGTCCTGCCGCTACAAGCGGGTGCAGCAGAGGCACATGCTGGAGAGTGAGAAGTGCACGCTCCTGAGCCAGGTGGAACAGCTGAAGCAGGACGTCGCGCGCCTGGCCAAAGAGCGAGATCTCTACAAGGAGAAGTACGAGAAGCTCGCGAGCCGAAGCTACAACGGTGGCGGGCCCGGTAACAATAACAGAGACCCCTCTAACGGAAACCACGGGAAACCGGCCTCCACGGAATTCTTCATGTAA